The following DNA comes from Triticum aestivum cultivar Chinese Spring chromosome 3D, IWGSC CS RefSeq v2.1, whole genome shotgun sequence.
TAATTTCTTTCCAGAACTGCTGTGCTTCAATCGTTCAATAGGGTTTACAAATCCACTAGTTTATAGACCATGAAGCTGCGATCTGGTAACTGAAAATACTTCAATAGGTTGGTCTGGATCTTCAGTAGAGgacatagtgtgatggttttgcATTATAAGGGTATCAGTTGAGGTGTTTTCTAGCTAAATGATTGATGTTTAGATTATTAGAAAAGTAGCAAGAAAATGTATTCAGTAAACCTGGATACTCAGCTAGTTTGCTTGTTGAAACATTGAGTCTTTAAATAAGATTTGCTGGTGCCTTGTGCAGAGCTGATGGGTTAGTTACCTCTTGTATGTTCGAAAACTTGTTTTGTTTTGTATGTCATGCTTGCAGCAGTACTTTTTATATTTCCCTAATTACACAATTTCAGttcatgccattgcactagtatTTTGTAGAGGCAAAAGGGTTTTACGGCGATATCCAATTAGGCTATTAAATGACAAGGACATCAGAGAACAGAACCACATATATAGTCATATTACATTACCATTATACTATTGTACCAAATACGTGTGCCTGAAGTAGGTCAAGGTTCTCTCATGTCTTAACGCTTATTGATCTATTCCATTGTGATTGCCATATGTTAATTTTAGCTACTTTTGCTCCGTTGTTAACAGTTAACACTAACTGTCATGTCTATTATATGTTTTCTAGTTATTATTTGAAATAGGAGATTCAGCTTGGGGTATTTTGAAATATGTTTTATTAGAGACAAGATCTCGTACTTTTGCACAACACATTTTGTTCATGTGTTTTCAGCACTTTATTGCTTCTATGTCGCAACATGCTAGAAATCGGAACCTTTAAATTCTGTGGGTTGCTTATGAATGTATGGTATGCAGATGATTGTATTCTGAAGTGATTTACTTATATTTGGAAAATGAATTGGCATTGTTTCGCAGTTTTGTCATGGACTCTAACATGAAGGAGCTTCAAGAGGCTCTGGTTGACATTGAAACTGATGCAGAGCAACTTCTTCTAGCTAGACATGAGGTACGTATGGGTTGCTAATTTATTCTATTATTTTTGTCATATATATGAATGCTGATATCTTATGGTTTGTTCTTGTGTGAGGATCAGCTTGTGCAAAATGACAAGATGAGGAATGCTAACAGGGAGGCGTTGACAGCCCTCCGGAAAAGAGCCAGGACAACCAAAAGTAGTGTTCCATCTCCCTTTGACATCGTAATGAAAGAAATGGAAGGAACCTCAGGCAAGCAGCTGGTAAAGGAGATATGCTCAACTTGTGGAAACCACGACCCCAAGGAACATACCTGGCTAATGTTTCCAGGATCAGATATTTTTGCCCGTGTTCCATTTCATGCAACACACACTATTCTGGAAGAAGGTACCTTTTTTATCTGGATCTATGAATTCGGTGCATTTCGGTCCTGTCGAAGTAGGTTTGATGCACGCAAAGCCTCAAAATCAAGGAGGGTTTATTTCAAGTTTATTCAAAAGTCTGTTGAATTGCTCCTGTTCACCGCATGAATTCCTTACCTGGTGAAAAGTAGTGATCTGATTCCGTAATTGTGTCATAGTTGCGGCATTTTCTTTGCGTGCAATTTTTTGAAGTGACTGTTACAGAAGCTCAGGGTTAGAATGATTATGCAATTCCTTATCGCATTTCTTCACAATGTTGCAGATCAAGAACGCCTAGACTTCGACACCAAGAAGCTGCAGAGCTTTGTGAAGGAGAAGTCATTTCTGATCTCCGAGAAGGGCGCCCTTGCTGACAAGATCAGCCCTGGGATCGTGAAATCCCTTGTCAGCCTCACAGATAATCCTAAGTAGCTAGGCACATTGCAGGAGGCAAAGGCAGCTCGCCTCAATGCCGAGTAGTCCACATGAAAGTCACACCTGAACTGTTCAATGGTTTCAGCAACTGAAATGTTTCTGGAAACATGTGATTCGACGGGTTGAGCAACTGAAATGTTGTTCCTGGAAGCATATGGTTTCGGTTTGGACGTCAACTTTGATCATGATTCTAAATCGCGCGTGGTTTGGCCATCGTTCGCCCTGCGATTTGCAGGCTGGTGAAAATCGCGGGAGATCGCCGGATATTGTGCCAATTTAGGCTAAAATTTCGCTGCAAAAAATGCTGCCGCTATTTTGTTTCTCCCGTGATTTTAACCATTGATATTGATTCTACTGCGGTACAACTGAAATGTCCCGTTCAGTTTGCTGACAAGTCCAGCGCAGGGCAGGACGACAGCATCATCATTGGTAAGGCAAGCGAATTACATGACTCCGAAGAACTCCGGCGCGAGGCAGAGTCACAGGAGAAAGGGCTTCCGGTAGATGTCGAACATCTCGGAAGAGCAGAGCTGGGGCTCCTGCACGCCGCTGGAAGTGATCATCTTGCGGACGAAGGAGCCGATCCTcccggggaggcggcggccggtcCCCTGGCTGTCGCGGATCGTCGCCCTCATCGCGCTCAGCAGCCGCCCGTACGTCGTCCCCGGCTCGGACTCCACGGCCCTGATGAAGCTGTCCGTCATGGCGCCGATAGCAGCGGTATCGGAGAAGCCCTGGACACTGGATTCCGTCGACTTCTGGTCGTCGTTGCAGCCGCTGATGGAGATGGCGAGGCCTCCGTTGGTGCCTTTTGGCTTCCCCGGACGGATGTGGTTCTCCCACTGCCAGTACCCGGTCCTTGGATGGATCACAGCAAAGATTCACTCGTCGTCAAGATCACTAGATCACTCACAGCACGGTCTGAAAGAAACGTTGCGGTTGCACGTAGTAGGCACGTATGTACGTACCGGGAGAGGCGGCAGAGGTAGCGGAGGTCGAGGATGGTGCCGCTGTGGCAGGTGTCGATGATGGCGTGGAGCTTCACGCCGGGGCCCAGCGGCCGGACGATGGTctcgttgatctcgtcgtccagGATCTTGCCCTTCTCCTCGAAGTCCAGCGGGCACAGCGCCTCGTTGTACCCGTCCACCTCGTCGCCGGCCGTGTCCAGCTTCTGCACGCCGTGCCCGGAGAAGTGGAACACCAGCGAGTCGCCGGCGGAGCACCCCTCCACGAGCCACCGCATCGCCATGAGCAGGTTCTCCCTCATCGGCACTCTGCTCTGGTCGTCACTCTCCTCTGCCACAACCACAAACACATCGATCATACATCAGATGATCAGAtacacttcttgatcgcttctcgGTCGATAATTTCTTTCGTGAATACAGTAGATTCTTGGATTAGTTACTACCGGTGAGGACGAGGATGGAGTCGCCGGGGAAGCCAAACTTGTCGCGGAGGAGGTTCCTCATCAGCTCGACGTCCTTGACCGTGCCCTTGAGCTCGTAGGAGGTGCCCGTGTAGCTGACGCCGACGAGGACGGCGCGCTTCTTGCCGCGGGACGCCGGGTAGCCGGCCGGCAGCTCGAGCCTGGCGGAGCGCGCCGTccgcggcggcgacgggggcgcgAGCGCGCTCGACGCGCTGCCCACGCTGCGGTGCCGCTCGACGCGCGTCACGCGGCGGCAGAGCGCGCACCGGACGCTGGAGCTCGGCCCCGCCGGCGGCGCCGCGATGCTCGCGCCGCAGTGCCTGCACCACGACGCCATCCTCGGCGGCCCGGTGTTGCCCATGCCGCGGATGAAAGCTGAGCTCGCCGTCGCCGAACTATCATATGGAGATTGAGATGCTGCATGGGGCCATTCTGCCTTGAGAGTGGCGATACGCCAACGTCGGAGGAAACGCAACGCAACCTTTATTCCAAGAGAACACCGGTTAGTGGCAGGCCCTGTCAGCTGCTCTGCTTTCGACGTGTGGTTGGCATGAAAGTACGATTCTTGTCATCTGAGGGTGGCTCGGGGAGAATACGATTCTTGTCTCACACCAAGCCAATCTTCTTGTCAAGACTGTCTTTCGGTCCAGTTGTGCTTACGATGGTAGGTATGTTAGGCATACGAAGTTGTTGGAATTGtgttattttctactccctcctctAAAATCAAACCGTGCATAGTTTGTAAGAAAAATCTTCAACAACTACCACACTAAATAGATATAACATAAAAATATTTTAGTTGTATACCTAATGATATTAATTTTGTATCGTATTTCTTGATAGCTTTTTTCTACAAACTTTGCAACGTTTGACTTCAACCAAAAGTTATAAGTCTTCTTTTCAAAGATGGAGTGAGTACAAATTAGGTTACAGTCGTATAATAGGATATCGATGACGCGGAGCATCCCACAAACATCACCATGGGCTCACCGACAGGTCAAGTGGGCTCATGACTTGAGCACATGCATGCGCCATTCAAACCGAAGTGACTTCACTC
Coding sequences within:
- the LOC123077492 gene encoding uncharacterized protein, with translation MDSNMKELQEALVDIETDAEQLLLARHELVQNDKMRNANREALTALRKRARTTKSSVPSPFDIVMKEMEGTSGKQLVKEICSTCGNHDPKEHTWLMFPGSDIFARVPFHATHTILEEDQERLDFDTKKLQSFVKEKSFLISEKGALADKISPGIVKSLVSLTDNPK
- the LOC123077491 gene encoding metacaspase-1, which produces MGNTGPPRMASWCRHCGASIAAPPAGPSSSVRCALCRRVTRVERHRSVGSASSALAPPSPPRTARSARLELPAGYPASRGKKRAVLVGVSYTGTSYELKGTVKDVELMRNLLRDKFGFPGDSILVLTEESDDQSRVPMRENLLMAMRWLVEGCSAGDSLVFHFSGHGVQKLDTAGDEVDGYNEALCPLDFEEKGKILDDEINETIVRPLGPGVKLHAIIDTCHSGTILDLRYLCRLSRTGYWQWENHIRPGKPKGTNGGLAISISGCNDDQKSTESSVQGFSDTAAIGAMTDSFIRAVESEPGTTYGRLLSAMRATIRDSQGTGRRLPGRIGSFVRKMITSSGVQEPQLCSSEMFDIYRKPFLL